The sequence CTGTAAGCCTGCGAAGGTGTACTGTGAGGTATGCTGGAGGTATCAGAAGTGCGAATGCTGACATAAGTAACGATAATGCGGGTGAAAAACCCGCACGCCGGAAGACCAAGGGTTCCTGTCCAACGTTAATCGGGGCAGGGTGAGTCGACCCCTAAGGCGAGGCTGAAAAGCGTAGTCGATGGGAAACGGGTTAATATTCCCGTACTGGTGGTAACTGCGATGGGGGAACGGAGAAGGCTAGGTTGTCCGGGCGACGGTCGTCCCGGTTCAAGCATGTAGGCAGAGTGATTAGGCAAATCCGGTCACTTAATGCTGAGGTGTGATGACGAACCACTAAGGTGGTGAAGCAATTGATGCCCTGCTTCCAGGAAAAGCCTCTAAGCTTCAGGTTACCAACAATCGTACCCCAAACCGACACAGGTGGTCAGGTAGAGAATACTCAGGCGCTTGAGAGAACTCGGGTGAAGGAACTAGGCAAAATGGTGCCGTAACTTCGGGAGAAGGCACGCTGGCGGTAAGTGAAATCCCTTGCGGATGGAGCCGAAGCCAGTCGAAGATACCAGCTGGCTGCAACTGTTTATTAAAAACACAGCACTGTGCAAACACGAAAGTGGACGTATACGGTGTGACGCCTGCCCGGTGCTGGAAGGTTAATTGATGGGGTTATCCTTAGGGAGAAGCTCTTGATCGAAGCCCCAGTAAACGGCGGCCGTAACTATAACGGTCCTAAGGTAGCGAAATTCCTTGTCGGGTAAGTTCCGACCTGCACGAATGGCGTAATGATGGCCAGGCTGTCTCCACCCGAGACTCAGTGAAATTGAACTCGCTGTGAAGATGCAGTGTACCCGCGGCAAGACGGAAAGACCCCGTGAACCTTTACTATAGCTTGACACTGAACATTGAGCCTTGATGTGTAGGATAGGTGGGAGACTATGAAGTGTGGACGCCAGTCTGCATGGAGTCAACCTTGAAATACCACCCTTTAACGTTTGATGTTCTAACCTAGGTCCATAATCTGGATCGGGGACCGTGTCTGGTGGGTAGTTTGACTGGGGCGGTCTCCTCCTAAAGAGTAACGGAGGAGCACGAAGGTTGGCTAAGCATGGTCGGACATCATGCGGTTAGTGCAAAGGCATAAGCCAGCTTGACTGTGAGAGTGACGGCTCGAGCAGGTACGAAAGTAGGTCTTAGTGATCCGGTGGTTCTGAATGGAAGGGCCATCGCTCAACGGATAAAAGGTACTCCGGGGATAACAGGCTGATACCGCCCAAGAGTTCATATCGACGGCGGTGTTTGGCACCTCGATGTCGGCTCATCACATCCTGGGGCTGAAGTAGGTCCCAAGGGTATGGCTGTTCGCCATTTAAAGTGGTACGCGAGCTGGGTTTAGAACGTCGTGAGACAGTTCGGTCCCTATCTGCCGTGGGCGTTGGAAGATTGAGAGGGGTTGCTCCTAGTACGAGAGGACCGGAGTGAACGCACCACTGGTGTTCGGGTTGTCATGCCAATGGCATTGCCCGGTAGCTAAGTGCGGAAGAGATAACCGCTGAAAGCATCTAAGCGGGAAACTTGCCTCGAGATGAGTCTTCCCTGTCACCTAGAGTGACCTAAAGGAACGTTTAAGACTAAGACGTTGATAGGCTGGGTGTGTAAGCGTAGCGATACGTTGAGCTAACCAGTACTAATGAACCGTGAGGCTTAACCTGACAACACCGAAGGTGTTTTGTCAGAGAGACGAAACGATGAAGTAAGCTTGTTTAAGATTGATATTACTGGTGACGAACCGTTAAAGGGTGAGTGACGAGTAATAAAACAGAATTTGCTTGGCGGCCATAGCGCAACGGTCCCACCTGATCCCATGCCGAACTCAGAAGTGAAACGTTGTAGCGCCGATGGTAGTGTGGGGTCTCCCCATGTGAGAGTAGGGAACTGCCAGGCATTAAATTTAGGCTGTGTCAGCCGGTGACAATAAGCCACTAGTGCTGATATGGCTCAGTTGGTAGAGCACACCCTTGGTAAGGGTGAGGTCCCCAGTTCGAATCTGGGTATCAGCACCATAAAAAATTAATTATAACTACATAAACAGATAGTTATAAAAACAGAATTTGCTTGGCGGCCATAGCGCAACGGTCCCACCTGATCCCATGCCGAACTCAGAAGTGAAACGTTGTAGCGCCGATGGTAGTGTGGGGCCTCCCCATGTGAGAGTAGGGAACTGCCAGGCATTAAATAAGACGAGAAAGCCAACCCAATGGGTTGGCTTTTTTGCGTTCTAAGATCTCTGAAATACAGATGTGAGATCTCCATACTAATCACTTATCACTTTGCTATCCTCAGTGATACTTGGCTGTTAAACTAAGCTATCAGCTAAATGAGGTAGACTTTCATGAAAGAATCGGTTTCATTGCAAGCATTTAATACATTTGGTTTGAGAGCAAAAGCTCACCAAATAGAAACTGCAAATAATAAAGATGAGCTTTGTATTTATTGGCAAAAGGCCCATGAGCAGAAATTACCAACCCTTATTCTAGGTGGTGGTAGTAACATACTATTTACCGAAGATTTTGATGGTATAGTCATTCGCAACTGTATTGCTGGTATTGAAATTACTGAAGATGAGCAATATTGGTCTGTTCATGTAGGAGCAGGCGAAAACTGGCATGCACTAATTGAATATCTGTTAGAACAAAACATCTATGGACTGGAAAATTTAGCGCTGATCCCAGGAAATGTAGGTTCAGCACCAATACAAAATATTGGCGCTTATGGTAAAGAATTAAAAGATGTTTGTGCTTATGTTGATATTGTTGAGTTAAGCACAGGTCATGTTCATCGATTAACTAATAATGAATGTCAGTTTGGTTATCGTGATAGTATTTTCAAACATCATTACCAGCAAGGCTTCGCTATTATTGCTGTCGGTTTACAGCTTAGTAAAAAATGGGCGCCTATTCTTACGTACGGTGATTTATCAAAATTATCATTAGAAACGGTAACACCAAAAGATGTGTTTGTATCTGTATGTTCCATGAGAACGAGCAAACTACCAAATCCTACTATAACAGGTAATGCGGGTAGTTTTTTCAAGAATCCAATTGTTGATATTCGTATTGCACAACATTTAAAAGCAGAATACCCTTTCTGCCCTCAATATGTTCAACAAGATGGTGTAAAACTTGCCGCAGGTTGGCTGATTGATCAATGTGGTCTTAAAGGTCATCAGATTGGTGGTGCCGCTGTTCATATGAAACAAGCACTTGTTCTCATCAATAAAGACGGTCTAGCCACAGGCAAAGACATTGTTAATTTAGCTGCATATATCCGTCAAAAAGTCTTCGAGCGCTTCGGTGTACAATTAGAGCCAGAAGTGCGTTTTATGGGTAAATATGGCGAAATCAATGCAGTGGACGCTATTTCATGAAAGAAACACCAACACCCTTATTATTAATTGAACTCCTTGCGGACGGAAATATCCATTCAGGGGAGCAACTAGGCGATAGCTTAGGAATGACTCGTGCAGGTATTAATAAACATATTCAGACATTACGCAGTTGGGGTATTGATGTTCAAACTGTCGCGGGAAAGGGCTATCAGCTAGATGCCCCGATGAATTTGTTAAATGTGGATAGTGTAAACAAGAACATCAAAGGTGAACCTGCTAGCGTTATTCCTGTTATAGATTCTACAAACCAATACTTAATCCAACGTATTAGTGAGCTAAAATCGGGTGATGTCTGCATTGCTGAATACCAGTCTGCTGGTCGAGGTAGAAGAGGGCGCCAATGGATTTCTCCTTTTGGTCGAAATTTATACTTGAGTATGTATTGGAAACTCGATCAAGGCCCTGCTGCTGCAATAGGATTGAGTTTGGTGGTTGGTGTTATTATGGCTGAAGTATTGCAAAAACTTGGCGCAGATGGCGTTAAAGTTAAATGGCCTAACGATCTCTATTTAAATGATAAAAAGCTTTCAGGCATTCTTGTTGAGCTAACAGGAAAAACAGGTGATGTTGCACATATTGTTACAGGTATTGGTATCAATATAGCAATGAGTAAAAATCAAAATGAAGCGATTAACCAACAATGGATTAATTTAGAGCAGGTTGGCATTAGAATTGATAGAAATGAACTTGCTTGTGAAATTACTAATGCATTAAGAGACGCATTTGTTCAATTTGAAAAACAAGGGCTATCTGTGTTTATTGAACGTTGGAAACGTTTAGATAACTTTATGGATCGTAGAGTGAAGCTTATTATTGGTGAAAAAGAGATCTTTGGCATTGCCAAAGGAATCAATGATCAAGGCGCTTTGCTTTTAGAGCAAGATGGAAAAATTATACCTTATATAGGTGGTGAGATTTCGCTGAGAAGTGCATCGTAATGCTTTAAATAGCACCGAATTTCTAAAACTAAAAAAGCTTTCCTAATCTGGAAAGCTTTTTATTTATCAATACTAATTTTAATAACTAAAATATAATAATATTTATATGAAATGATGATAATTGTTTAGATTTACTTACGTAACCGAACATTAGTGATCGTATGATTTTGACCTTTGGTTAGTATTAGACTTGCTCTTTCTTTTGTTGGCAAAATGTTCTGTTTCAAATTCAAACCATTAATTTCTTGCCAAATAGAAGACGCTATTTCAATAGATTCTTCTCTGCTTAATTTAGAGTAATTATTAAAATACGATTCAGGATCCGTAAATGCACCTTCTCTAAATTTTAAAAAGCGACTGATATACCAGTGTCTTAGCAATGCTTCTTCAGCATCAACATAAATGGAAAAATCGACATAATCTGATACGAAAACATTATGTGGATCATGAGGATAATCCTGATTGCTCTGTAATACATTCAATCCTTCAAGGATTAAAATATCAGGTTGTTCTATAACCTGTTTTTTGTCTGGAATGATGTCATACACTAAATGAGAATAGACAGGGGCAGTGACTTGTTTTTTACCCGATTTTATATCAGAAACGAAAGAGACAAGACTATGCATATCATAGGATTCAGGAAATCCTTTTTTTTTCATTATCCCGCGTTTCTTTAATTCTGCATTAGGTAAAAGAAAACCATCAGTAGTAATTAAATCAACTTTACGATGTTCTGGCCAACGGGTTAAAAGTGCTTGCAACAAACGGGCTGTGGTACTTTTACCGACAGCAACACTACCCGCTATACCAATAATATAGGGGATTTTGGCGCTTCTTGTTCCAAGAAACTGCTCTAAGACCGCTTGACGACGCAAGTTAGAACTTATGTAAAAATTGAGTAATCTTGAAAGAGGAAGATAAATCTCAATTACATCATCAATAGAAATTTCTTCGTTAATCCCTTTTAAATCAGTAATTTCTTTTTCGGTTAGCGTTAAAGGAACGGAATCTCTTAACGTTGCCCAGTGCTTTCTGTCAAACTCTAAATAAGGGGTTATAAAGCGTTCTTTGTTATTCATAAGCCAACATCTGCCTAATATTCGCAGGTTGGACAGGCTGTTTAAAACACCCGTATCCGATAAAAAATAAACAGCATCATAACGAGTGATGTCTCTTAGGCGTAGATATTTTTTAAATTTTTTCTACTTTTTTTGACACGAACTGAATAAATCTATAAAAAAAGTACAAAAAACACTCATGAAAAATAATTTTTTAGCGTAAACTAAGAAAATTATAATTAATTTTTTTCTAAAATTTATTGATGGTTAATAAATTTGGGACTGAATAGCTAAATTAGCTTGCTAATCTATCATGAATTTTTGTTGGCATTTTGGTCGTTTTTTTCCTAAAAAATCAACAATCCAATCAAAAATGAACAAAATCTAAGCAAAAGAACAAATATCGCAATTTTTTTGTTGCATCATGATGAAAGTCCTCCTAGAATGCGCACCACTTAGCCGGCATAGCTCAGTTGGTAGAGCAACTGACTTGTAATCAGTAGGTCCCGAGTTCGACTCTTGGTGCCGGCACCATTAAAAATTAGGTTTGGTGGGATACCCAAGCGGCCAAAGGGAGCAGACTGTAAATCTGCCGTCACAGACTTCGAAGGTTCGAATCCTTCTCCCACCACCATTAATTCCTAACTTAAGTGTTTTAAATTAGTAAACACTTGAGTAGAATACAAAGCTGATTTTAAGTCAGGTAGCCGAGTTCTGCGGGCATCGTATAATGGCTATTACCTCAGCCTTCCAAGCTGATGATGCGGGTTCGATTCCCGCTGCCCGCTCCAGATGTGCTGATATAGCTCAGTTGGTAGAGCGCACCCTTGGTAAGGGTGAGGTCGGCAGTTCGAATCTGCCTATCAGCACCACTCCTTCATGTTCTTGCCTCCCTGATTAAAATCTTAACAAGCACTAGCAAATCGCTAATTTACTTACTGCTTGGTTGATGTGGTGTAACCACCGATTCCGTGTCTTAGAGGGACAATTTAAATGTCTAAAGAAAAATTTGAACGTTCAAAACCGCACGTTAACGTTGGTACTATCGGCCACGTTGACCACGGTAAAACAACTCTGACTGCTGCAATCACTACAGTTTTAGCTAAAACTTACGGTGGTGCTGCTCGTGCATTCGATCAAATCGATAATGCGCCAGAAGAAAAAGCGCGTGGTATCACCATTTCTACTTCGCACGTAGAATACGATACTCCAACTCGCCACTACGCACACGTAGACTGCCCAGGTCACGCCGACTATGTTAAAAACATGATCACGGGTGCTGCGCAAATGGACGGCGCTATTCTGGTAGTAGCAGCAACTGATGGTCCAATGCCACAAACACGTGAGCACATCCTGTTAGGTCGTCAGGTTGGTGTTCCTTACATCATCGTATTCCTGAACAAATGTGACATGGTAGATGATGAAGAACTGTTAGAATTAGTTGAAATGGAAGTTCGTGAACTTCTGTCTCAATACGATTTCCCAGGTGATGACACGCCAGTAATCCGTGGTTCAGCGCTGAAAGCACTGGAAGGCGAAGCTGAGTGGGAAGCAAAAATTGTTGAATTAGCAGAAGCACTGGATTCTTATATCCCAGAGCCAGAGCGTGCAATTGACAAACCATTCCTGTTACCAATCGAAGACGTATTCTCAATCTCAGGCCGTGGTACAGTAGTAACAGGTCGTGTTGAGCGTGGTATTATTAAAGTTGGTGAAGAAGTTGAAATCGTAGGTATCAAAGATACGGCTAAAACAACGTGTACTGGCGTTGAAATGTTCCGTAAATTACTTGACGAAGGTCGTGCAGGTGAGAACGTTGGTGTTCTGTTACGTGGTACTAAACGTGAAGAAATCGAACGTGGACAAGTACTGGCTAAACCAGGTTCAATCAAACCACACACTAAATTCGAAGCAGAAGTTTATATTCTGAGCAAAGATGAAGGTGGTCGTCACACTCCATTCTTCAAAGGCTACCGTCCACAGTTCTACTTCCGTACAACTGACGTAACGGGTACTATCGAATTACCAGAAGGCGTAGAAATGGTAATGCCAGGTGACAACATCAACATGATCGTTGAACTGATTCACCCAATCGCGATGGACGACGGTTTACGTTTCGCTATCCGTGAAGGTGGCCGTACAGTAGGTGCGGGCGTTGTTGCTAAAGTAATTTTAGGTTAATTACTCGCGTAATTCTCCTAGAGAAGGGCATCATTAGATGCCCTTTTTTGTATCTGAAAATGAGGTATTTTAAATTTCAATAAAATATTAATGCCTTTCTTGCTTCACCATCCTCGATGATATAAATACACTTAAGTTAAACAAATAGAAATTGAAATCATAATAATTATCATTTACTATCCTTTTCGTGAGTAGTTAATGAGGTTGTTATTATGTACGTATGTCTTTGCCACGGAGTGAGTGATAAAAAAATTATCTCGACAGTCCATAAACATCAAATCCACACTATTAATGAATTACGTAAGATCTTACCTGTTGGAAGTTGTTGTGGTAAGTGTGTACGTCAAGCTCGTCAACTTATCGAAAATGAGCAAGTTGCTCTTCATCCTCAAATTTCTGAAGTTGCATAACAATTTTAAATTTCCTTTCTCTCCTCTTTGTATAAAAGGTCTACACTAAAAAGACTGGAAGCAAAGGAGCATAAAAATGAAAGGTGATAAAAAAATGATAGCCCACCTTAATAAGTTATTAGGTGGTGAGCTTGTTGCAATTAATCAGTATTTCCTACATGCCCGAATGTTCAAGAATTGGGGGCTTACACGCCTCAATGAAATGGAATATCATGAATCCATAGATGAAATGAAACACGCTGATAAATATATCGAGCGTATTTTGTTCCTTGAAGGCATTCCTAACTTACAAGATTTAGGTAAATTAAACATCGGCGAAGATGTTGAAGAAATGCTACGTTCTGATTTGGAATTGGAATTAGGCGGTGCCAAAGATTTACGTGAAGCCATTGCCTACGCTGATTCAATTCATGACTATGTTAGTCGTGATCTTATGTTAGAAATTCTAACCGATGAAGAAGGGCATATTGATTGGATTGAAACCCAACTTGAACTTATTGAACGAATGGGAATTCAAAACTATCTACAAGCGCAAATGATTGAAGAGTAATCCATCAATTTTAGTGGATTGTTAGACTGTTTTTAAAGCAAAGGTGATGAAGAACGCCTTTGCTTTCTTTATTTTTGAAAAGATAAAATGAATTTTTATCGCTGATTTTTTATTCTTGGCTTGATTTCATCATTCAGGCAAGTATAATGCGCAGGCTCACTGATTTAGTGAGGCTGATTTATCAGCTAATGCAGATTTTTTTATTGCATTAATATAATACTCCCGATTGGGGAGTTATATGCAGAACGATTACACTCTCTCATCAATCGAAATGGGTACGAGTAGTAATCATTTACGTTTATAAAAAATAGTTGGAGCTCTGGTCTCATGCAGAACCAAAGAATCCGTATCCGCCTGAAAGCTTTTGATCATCGTCTGATTGATCAATCAACTGCGGAAATCGTAGAGACTGCTAAGCGCACTGGTGCGCAAGTTCGTGGTCCAATCCCACTGCCGACTCGCAAAGAGCGTTTCACAGTGTTGATTTCTCCGCACGTTAATAAAGATGCGCGTGATCAGTATGAAATTCGCACTCACAAACGTCTGGTTGACATCGTTGAGCCAACCGAGAAAACCGTTGATGCTCTGATGCGTCTGGATCTGGCTGCCGGCGTAGACGTGCAGATCAGCCTAGGTTAATCAGGTCATCAAGCGATTGAGAGGTTGAAACAATGATTGGTTTAGTCGGTAAGAAAGTAGGAATGACTCGTATCTTCACTGAAGATGGCGTTTCAATCCCTGTAACCGTTATCGAAATTGAAAACAACCGTGTTACTCAGGTCAGAGATCTGGAGAAAGACGGTTATCGTGCCATTCAGGTGACTACTGGTAGCAAAAAAGCTAACCGTGTACTGAAACCTGAAGCAGGTCATTTTGCTAAAGCTGGTGTTGAAGCTGGCCGCTTACTACGTGAATTCCGTCTGAATGAAGGCGAAGAATATACTGTAGGTCAAAGCATTAGCGTAGAAATTTTCGCTGACGTTAAAAAAGTCGACGTTACTGGAACATCTAAAGGTAAAGGTTTTGCTGGTACTGTAAAGCGCTGGAATTTCCGTACTCAAGATGCTACCCACGGTAACTCCTTGTCTCACCGTGTTCCGGGTTCTATCGGTCAGAACCAGACTCCGGGTAAGGTGTTCAAAGGCAAGAAAATGGCAGGTCAACTGGGTAACGAACAAGTTACCGTTCAGAGCCTGGAAGTAGTACGTGTTGACGCTGAGCGCAACCTGCTGCTGGTCAAAGGTGCTGTCCCAGGTGCAACTGGCAGTGACCTGATCGTTAAACCAGCTGTCAAGGCGTAACGTCGAGGAGATAGGAATGGAATTGGTAATGAAAGACGCGCAAGGCGCGCTGACTGTTTCCGAAACTACCTTCGGGCGTGACTTTAACGAAGCGCTTGTGCATCAAGTAGTCGTTGCATACGCTGCTGGTGCTCGTCAAGGTACTCGTGCTCAGAAAACCCGTGCTGAAGTTTCTGGTTCAGGCAAAAAGCCTTGGAGACAGAAAGGTACTGGTCGTGCACGTTCAGGTTCAATCAAGAGCCCAATTTGGCGCTCTGGTGGTGTTAGCTTCGCGGCTAAACCACAGGACCACAGTCAAAAAGTAAACAAAAAGATGTACCGTGGTGCTCTGAAGAGCATTCTGTCTGAACTGGTACGTCAAGATCGTCTGATCGTCGTAGAGAAGTTCTCTGTTGAAGCGCCTAAAACTAAACTTTTAGCACAGAAACTGAAAGATATGGCTCTGGAAGATGTTCTGATCATTACTGCTGATGTAGATGAGAATCTGTATTTAGCAGCACGCAACTTATATAAAGTTGACGTACGTGATGCAGCAACAATCGACCCTGTTAGCTTAATCGCCTTCGACAAAGTCGTCATGACTGCTGACGCTGTGAAGCAAGTTGAGGAGATGCTGGCATGATCCGTGAAGAACGTCTGCTGAAAGTACTGCGCGCGCCGCATGTATCTGAAAAAGCTTCTATCGCGATGGAAAAATCAAATACCATCGTTCTCAAAGTTGCTAAAGACGCGACCAAAGCAGAGATTAAAGCAGCTGTACAAAAACTGTTTGAAGTCGAAGTTGAAAGTGTTAACACTCTGCTGATGAAAGGCAAAGTGAAACGTCACGGTCAGCGTATTGGTCGTCGTAGCGACTGGAAAAAAGCTTACGTCACCCTGAAGGAAGGCCAGAATCTGGACTTCGTCGGCGGCGCTGAGTAAGTCGGAGGAGTAAAGAACAATGGCAATTGTTAAATGTAAACCTACGTCTCCGGGCCGTCGCCACGTAGTTAAAGTGGTAAACCCTGAGCTGCATAAAGGGAAACCTTATGCGCCATTGCTGGAAAAAAACAGCAAGTCCGGTGGTCGTAACAACAATGGTCGTATCACTACCCGTCATATTGGTGGTGGTCACAAACAGGCTTACCGTATTGTTGACTTTAAACGCAACAAAGATGGTATCCCTGCGACAGTAGAACGTCTGGAATATGATCCAAACCGTTCAGCTAACATCGCTTTAGTGCTGTATGCTGATGGTGAACGTCGCTACATTCTGGCTCCAAAAGGCCTGAAAGCGGGTGATAAAGTTCAGTCTGGCGTTGATGCTGCTATCAAAGCGGGTAACACCTTACCAATGCGTAATATCCCGGTTGGTTCTACAGTTCATAACGTAGAAATGAAACCAGGTAAAGGTGGTCAGTTAGCTCGTTCAGCAGGTACTTACGTTCAGATCGTTGCTCGTGATGGTGCTTATGTCACTATTCGTCTACGTTCTGGTGAAATGCGTAAAGTTCCTTCTGATTGCCGTGCAACTATCGGTGAAGTAGGCAACTCTGAGCACATGTTACGCGTTCTGGGTAAAGCTGGTGCAAGTCGCTGGCGTGGTATTCGTCCTACCGTTCGCGGTACTGCGATGAACCCAGTCGATCACCCACATGGTGGTGGTGAAGGTCGTAACTTTGGTAAACACCCAGTAACACCTTGGGGCGTTCAAACCAAAGGTAAGAAGACTCGTAAAAACAAACGCACTGAACATTTCATCGTTCATCGTCGTACTAAGAAATAATTAGAGGATAAGCCATGCCACGTTCTCTCAAGAAAGGTCCTTTTATTGACCTGCACTTGCTGAAGAAGGTAGAGAAAGCGGTGGAAAGCGGTGACAAAAAGCCTGTTAAGACTTGGTCCCGTCGTTCAACGATCTTTCCTAACATGATCGGTTTGACCATCGCTGTCCATAATGGTCGTCAGCATGTTCCAGTTTACGTTTCCGACGAAATGGTTGGTCACAAACTGGGTGAATTCGCGCCGACCCGTACTTATCGCGGTCATGCAGCCGATAAAAAGGCTAAGAAAAAATAAGGTAGGAGGAAGAGATGGAAACTATCGCTATGCATCGCCACGCTCGTTCTTCTGCTCAGAAGGTTCGCTTGGTAGCTGACCTGATTCGCGGTAAGAAAGTGTCGCAAGCTCTGGAAATTTTAACCTTTACCAACAAGAAAGCTGCTGGTTTAGTGAAGAAAGTACTGGAGTCTGCTATTGCTAATGCAGAACACAACGATGGCGCTGACATTGATGATCTGAAAGTAGCTAAGATCTTTGTTGACGAAGGTCCTTCTATGAAGCGCATTATGCCTCGTGCAAAAGGCCGTGCAGATCGTATTCTGAAGCGCACCAGCCACATCACTGTGGTTGTGTCTGATCGCTGAGACTCTGGAGACTAGCAATGGGTCAAAAAGTACATCCTAATGGTATCCGCCTTGGCATTGTCAAGCCTTGGAATTCCACATGGTATGCGGGTACCAATGAATTCGCTGACAACCTAGACAGCGATTTTAAAGTACGTCAGTACTTAACTAAAGAACTGGCTAAAGCATCTGTATCTCGTATCGTTATCGAACGTCCTGCGAAAAGCATCCGTGTGACTATTCACACTGCTCGCCCAGGTATCGTTATCGGTAAAAAAGGTGAAGATGTTGAAAAACTGCGCAAAAACGTAGCGGATATCGCTGGCGTTCCTGCGCAAATTAATATCGCCGAAGTACGTAAACCTGAACTGGACGCAAAATTAGTTGCTGACAGCATCACTTCACAGCTGGAACGTCGTGTTATGTTCCGTCGTGCTATGAAGCGTGCGGTACAGAACGCTATGCGTTTAGGCGCTAAAGGTATTAAAGTGGAAGTAAGTGGTCGTTTAGGCGGCGCTGAAATCGCTCGTACTGAATGGTATCGTGAAGGTCGTGTACCTCTGCACACTCTGCGTGCAGATATCGACTACAATACCTCAGAAGCACATACCACTTATGGTGTGCTCGGCGTTAAGGTATGGATCTTCAAAGGTGAGATCCTGGGTGGT comes from Proteus vulgaris and encodes:
- the rplV gene encoding 50S ribosomal protein L22; its protein translation is METIAMHRHARSSAQKVRLVADLIRGKKVSQALEILTFTNKKAAGLVKKVLESAIANAEHNDGADIDDLKVAKIFVDEGPSMKRIMPRAKGRADRILKRTSHITVVVSDR
- the rpsC gene encoding 30S ribosomal protein S3, yielding MGQKVHPNGIRLGIVKPWNSTWYAGTNEFADNLDSDFKVRQYLTKELAKASVSRIVIERPAKSIRVTIHTARPGIVIGKKGEDVEKLRKNVADIAGVPAQINIAEVRKPELDAKLVADSITSQLERRVMFRRAMKRAVQNAMRLGAKGIKVEVSGRLGGAEIARTEWYREGRVPLHTLRADIDYNTSEAHTTYGVLGVKVWIFKGEILGGMAAVEQAEKPAAQPKKQQRKGRK
- the rplB gene encoding 50S ribosomal protein L2, with amino-acid sequence MAIVKCKPTSPGRRHVVKVVNPELHKGKPYAPLLEKNSKSGGRNNNGRITTRHIGGGHKQAYRIVDFKRNKDGIPATVERLEYDPNRSANIALVLYADGERRYILAPKGLKAGDKVQSGVDAAIKAGNTLPMRNIPVGSTVHNVEMKPGKGGQLARSAGTYVQIVARDGAYVTIRLRSGEMRKVPSDCRATIGEVGNSEHMLRVLGKAGASRWRGIRPTVRGTAMNPVDHPHGGGEGRNFGKHPVTPWGVQTKGKKTRKNKRTEHFIVHRRTKK
- the rpsS gene encoding 30S ribosomal protein S19 → MPRSLKKGPFIDLHLLKKVEKAVESGDKKPVKTWSRRSTIFPNMIGLTIAVHNGRQHVPVYVSDEMVGHKLGEFAPTRTYRGHAADKKAKKK